The following is a genomic window from Desulfofarcimen acetoxidans DSM 771.
TTTTTATATCTTTTTATTGTATGAACCGGAAGATAAAACAGTAACCCAAGCAAAATACTTAACCCCGCATAACCAAATATAGGATATATAACTTGCACTAAATTGGCAAATTTTATTTGGGCCAATGGTAATACTATCAAGCATATGCTTACTCCTGCTATTTTGTATTTTATACTGTTTTGCTTGGCCAAGCGACTGGCAAATCCATGAGTACTGGATATGGCAGTGGTTGTAATAGCCAGCCAGATCAAAAGGGCAAATGTAAAATGATAATAAGTACCTAATTGATTAGCTACATAGAGAAGAGGTATTTCATGATCTATTATTTCCGGAGAATAACTAAGACCAACTATTGTAATCAAACCGGCCATTATTCCTAATATCAAACCACCTGTAATTCCGGCTGCCAAACCTATCTCTTTATTTATTTTTTTACCCAATGAAGATAATACTGACAGAGCTACTATCATATTATATGAAACATATAATATGCTTGACCAGAACCAGTTCATCTGGCTTTCATTTTTTAATACTGCTATGGAAGTATTATTAATCAGTATACCATGGTTAAGCAATCCCAATATTACTATAAAAATGAGGGCGATTATCTTTAGAGGAACCAAATATAAATTTACAGTCAAAACCCTGTTCAAGCCTCCTATTATAACTAGAACCGTAATTATAGCTGTAATTATTATACCAATTTTTGACCAAGAACCAAAACACTCCGTCAGTACTGCACCACTACCCGCAAACATTACCGCGATACTGCTTATCAACATTAGTGAGCTTAATATATCCACGACATGTGAACCATAATTCCCTAATATATGAGGCAATAAATCATGGTAACCTGATGTTTTATATTTTACTGATAATAATAATACCATTGCACCAAAATAAGCAAATAGAATAGTGGCTAAAAGAATACCAAGCATACTTTGGTAACCATAAACTATGTAGAACTGTAATATTTCTTGTCCTGAAGCAAAACCTGCTCCTATAACCGAACCAACATATAGCAATGTGCATTTAATGTATAGAAAAATATTGTTGTTTTTAAGCATAGTCCCCTCCTTTTAAATTTTATCTTTAGCATATGCAGACATAAATACATAATTAACTTATTGTTTAGTGAGAAAGAGACTATTTTTATTATTAAGAAGTTATATATCTTTAATTTATGAAGATTTGTTTATAATATATTCTTTATAAACATATACATTAAGAATAATTATATTAGAATTGGGGAATAAATAAGTTAATTATTGGTTTTTGGGAGGATTATTATGCTTGTTAAAAAGCCTGCAAATAAATCATCTATTGAGAATATAAAACTTCATGTAGAGGACCCTGCCGCTATAGAAAAGTTCAGTTGGAATTTAATTGAGAGGCTTCACAGTTACGGTGTTACAAATAATACACATGTGATTTTACTGTGTATTGGCACAGATAGATCTACTGGCGACTGTCTGGGACCTCTTATTGGCACAAAACTATCATCTATTGATCAAAAATTTTTTAATATTTATGGTACTTTGGAAAACCCTGTGCATGCCAGCAACCTTGATGAGATAATTGAATACATTTGCGATAATTATCCTGGTGCTTTTATTATCGCGGTCGACGCCTGCCTGGGCAGATTGGAGAATGTAGGATGTGTTAATATCGGAGACGGATCACTTCAGCCGGGTGCCGGCGTTAATAAAAAGTTGCCTGCGGTAGGACATATACATATAACCGGTATTGTAAACGTTGCAGGTTTTATGGAATAT
Proteins encoded in this region:
- the yyaC gene encoding spore protease YyaC, which encodes MLVKKPANKSSIENIKLHVEDPAAIEKFSWNLIERLHSYGVTNNTHVILLCIGTDRSTGDCLGPLIGTKLSSIDQKFFNIYGTLENPVHASNLDEIIEYICDNYPGAFIIAVDACLGRLENVGCVNIGDGSLQPGAGVNKKLPAVGHIHITGIVNVAGFMEYLVLQNTRLNIVMRMANLVVDGLKFAALNYQKAKIQGS